The Drosophila bipectinata strain 14024-0381.07 chromosome 2L, DbipHiC1v2, whole genome shotgun sequence genome has a segment encoding these proteins:
- the LOC108126009 gene encoding cytidine deaminase → MSHLTENFSRPEKAEEVVTFGSLDTTVQQLLRAAFEVRQRAYVPYSGFKVGAAFRAKDNDQIFAGCNVENAAFTPSSCAERTALAKAVSEGTTEFSVGAVVAYEPDVFTTPCGVCRQFIREFATDDIPIYIGQSIDARIAAKEEPFRNEDPVLCTSIFNLLPSSFRTYRK, encoded by the exons atgtcGCATCTGACTGAAAATTTTTCCCGTCCAGAAAAGGCGGAGGAAGTTGTTACCTTTGGCAGTCTGG ATACCACGGTTCAGCAACTTCTTAGGGCCGCCTTCGAGGTACGCCAACGTGCCTATGTGCCATATAGTGGATTCAAGGTCGGTGCTGCTTTTCGGGCCAAGGACAATGACCAAATCTTTGCCGGCTGCAATGTGGAGAATGCTGCCTTTACGCCCAGCTCGTGTGCCGAAAGAACAGCTCTTGCCAAAGCCGTAAGCGAGGGCACCACCGAGTTCTCAGTCGGAGCTGTTGTGGCCTATGAACCAGATGTGTTCACCACCCCGTGTGGTGTCTGTCGTCAATTTATACGCGAATTTGCCACCGACGACATACCCATCTATATTGGCCAGAGCATTGATGCCAGAATTGCTGCCAAGGAGGAACCCTTCCGTAACGAGGACCCTGTTCTATGCACCTCTATCTTCAATCTGTTGCCGAGCAGTTTTCGCACATATCGGAAATGA
- the LOC108126010 gene encoding cytidine deaminase: MTQVFINGARDELNVREFDSLDPAIQELIHAATEARKQAYCPYSNFAVGAALRTSDGTIYSGCNIENGAYATCICAERTAAVKAISEGKRDFVACAVVAQQDNGFTTPCGVCRQFLSEFVNGKDIPLYAAKPSNLPLRVLCTSVLQLLPNSFSFSNGK, translated from the exons ATGACACAGGTGTTCATCAATGGAGCCAGAGACGAGCTGAATGTGCGGGAGTTTGACAGCTTGG ATCCTGCCATCCAGGAGCTTATCCATGCCGCCACTGAGGCCAGGAAGCAGGCATATTGCCCTTACAGCAACTTTGCGGTAGGAGCTGCCCTTCGCACCAGCGATGGCACCATATATTCTGGTTGCAACATCGAGAACGGGGCTTATGCCACCTGCATTTGCGCGGAGCGCACAGCGGCTGTCAAGGCCATCAG TGAGGGCAAGCGTGACTTTGTGGCCTGTGCGGTGGTGGCCCAGCAGGACAATGGATTCACCACGCCATGCGGCGTCTGCAGGCAGTTCCTGTCGGAGTTCGTCAATGGCAAGGACATACCCTTGTACGCTGCCAAACCGAGCAATCTGCCACTGAGGGTTCTATGTACCAGCGTGCTCCAACTTCTACCCAACAGCTTTAGCttctcgaacggaaaatag
- the LOC108126045 gene encoding transmembrane protein 222 isoform X1 produces MSTNPRLELQPSEDVEITMGRSGGGAGDGIQERLPPISVEAQRFPFCIVWTPIPVLTWIFPMIGHMGICTSAGVIRDFAGAYFVSEDNMAFGKPTRYLQLHPKNVEGGSYAWDEAVSKASVLYGTRIHNIFCDNCHSHVATALSYMRYKDSTSWNMLILSMWLFGCGRYVGISGFLKTWLPFAILVAVCVLLGVYF; encoded by the coding sequence atGTCGACCAACCCAAGACTCGAGCTGCAACCGTCGGAGGACGTGGAGATCACAATGGGCAGATCTGGCGGCGGAGCTGGAGACGGAATCCAGGAGAGATTGCCGCCCATCAGCGTCGAAGCCCAGCGTTTCCCGTTTTGCATCGTGTGGACTCCCATTCCCGTGCTTACCTGGATTTTCCCGATGATCGGTCACATGGGCATATGTACATCCGCCGGAGTGATCCGTGACTTTGCAGGAGCCTACTTTGTGTCCGAGGATAATATGGCCTTTGGAAAGCCCACTCGCTATCTGCAGTTGCATCCGAAGAATGTCGAAGGCGGCAGCTACGCCTGGGATGAGGCAGTGTCGAAAGCTTCCGTGCTCTATGGCACCCGTATTCACAACATATTCTGCGACAACTGTCACTCCCATGTGGCCACTGCCCTGAGTTACATGCGGTACAAGGACAGCACTTCGTGGAATATGCTGATTTTGAGCATGTGGCTCTTTGGCTGTGGACGATACGTTGGGATTTCGGGTTTCCTTAAGACCTGGTTGCCGTTTGCTATTCTAGTCGCAGTTTGCGTCTTATTGGGCGTCtacttttag
- the LOC108126045 gene encoding transmembrane protein 222 isoform X2 gives MGRSGGGAGDGIQERLPPISVEAQRFPFCIVWTPIPVLTWIFPMIGHMGICTSAGVIRDFAGAYFVSEDNMAFGKPTRYLQLHPKNVEGGSYAWDEAVSKASVLYGTRIHNIFCDNCHSHVATALSYMRYKDSTSWNMLILSMWLFGCGRYVGISGFLKTWLPFAILVAVCVLLGVYF, from the coding sequence ATGGGCAGATCTGGCGGCGGAGCTGGAGACGGAATCCAGGAGAGATTGCCGCCCATCAGCGTCGAAGCCCAGCGTTTCCCGTTTTGCATCGTGTGGACTCCCATTCCCGTGCTTACCTGGATTTTCCCGATGATCGGTCACATGGGCATATGTACATCCGCCGGAGTGATCCGTGACTTTGCAGGAGCCTACTTTGTGTCCGAGGATAATATGGCCTTTGGAAAGCCCACTCGCTATCTGCAGTTGCATCCGAAGAATGTCGAAGGCGGCAGCTACGCCTGGGATGAGGCAGTGTCGAAAGCTTCCGTGCTCTATGGCACCCGTATTCACAACATATTCTGCGACAACTGTCACTCCCATGTGGCCACTGCCCTGAGTTACATGCGGTACAAGGACAGCACTTCGTGGAATATGCTGATTTTGAGCATGTGGCTCTTTGGCTGTGGACGATACGTTGGGATTTCGGGTTTCCTTAAGACCTGGTTGCCGTTTGCTATTCTAGTCGCAGTTTGCGTCTTATTGGGCGTCtacttttag
- the Ssb-c31a gene encoding RNA polymerase II transcriptional coactivator — protein MLIHLLANTAIYQAPIFCASINNLPKKEPKMPKIKKKQQSSSSESDSGPEDRNQPASKKAKQTPTSAAGKTDGRSEENTWTLEKLRLVTINEFRGRKMVDIREHYEKDGKTLPGRKGISLSITQWKKLIDQAGEITKALES, from the exons ATGCTAATTCACTTATTAGCCAACACTGCCATCTATCAAGCGCCAATATTTTGTGCatcaattaataatttgccaaaaaaagaacCGAAAATGCCAAAGATAAAGAAAAAGCAACAGTCCTCTTCCTCGGAGAGTGACAGTGGTCCTGAAGAC CGCAATCAGCCGGCGAGCAAGAAAGCAAAACAGACGCCGACTTCGGCGGCTGGGAAAACGGATGGAAGAAGTGAGGAAAATACCTGGACGCTTGAGAAGTTGCGCTTGGTCACAATTAACGAATTTCGCGGTCGCAAAATGGTTGACATCCGGGAGCACTACGAAAAGGACGGAAAAACTCTTCCCGGCAGAAAGGGCATCTCGCTTTCCATCACGCAGTGGAAGAAACTGATTGATCAAGCGGGCGAAATTACTAAGGCACTCGAGAGTTAA
- the LOC108126043 gene encoding myb/SANT-like DNA-binding domain-containing protein 4 isoform X1, whose product MESNQMHKRTRQRGRNFSPSEEVMLLELLKPFKDVIDNKKSDATTCQLKKNAWQQLACQFSLQTGMPRSWRTLKDKYKNMNSKLRIEGSFSSPRQSQEMQEPASSCVSVVYDDDDLDQNEFLEQGENFQGKLIQEKLIQQGESIQDVPVELETSEELSPEQMKEDKVSVSKRKRSFQYEQIKLILLQQQFQNDENIRAAEKHHLELKSISLRNELLELELEEKRRRMGMLSYV is encoded by the exons ATGGAGTCAAA tcagaTGCACAAGCGGACTCGGCAGCGTGGCAGAAACTTTTCACCTTCCGAGGAAGTAATGCTTTTGGAGCTTCTCAAACCGTTTAAGGATGTTATCGATAATAAGAAATCCGATGCTACCACCTGTCAGTTAAAAAAGAACGCCTGGCAGCAGTTGGCTTGTCAGTTTTCACTCCAAACTGGCATGCCCCGCTCATGGAGGACCCTTAAGGATAAGTACAAGAATATGAATAGCAAGTTAAGGATCGAGGGATCGTTTTCAAGCCCTAGGCAATCCCAGGAAATGCAGGAACCGGCAAGCAGTTGCGTTTCTGTTGTATACGATGACGATGATCTTGACCAGAATGAGTTTTTAGAACAAG GCGAAAATTTCCAAGGAAAATTGATTCAAGAGAAATTAATTCAGCAGGGG GAATCCATCCAGGATGTTCCTGTGGAGTTAGAAACTTCAGAAGAATTATCCCCTGAACAAATGAAAGAGGATAAGGTATCTGTTTCTAAACGGAAGCGCTCATTTCAGTATGAACAAATTAAACTCATCTTACTTCAACAACAATTCCAAAATGATGAAAATATAAGGGCCGCTGAGAAACATCACCTGGAGCTAAAATCAATTAGTCTAAGAAACGAACTcttggaattggaattggagGAGAAACGTCGCCGTATGGGAATGTTAAGTTACGTTTAA
- the LOC108126043 gene encoding myb/SANT-like DNA-binding domain-containing protein 4 isoform X2: MHKRTRQRGRNFSPSEEVMLLELLKPFKDVIDNKKSDATTCQLKKNAWQQLACQFSLQTGMPRSWRTLKDKYKNMNSKLRIEGSFSSPRQSQEMQEPASSCVSVVYDDDDLDQNEFLEQGENFQGKLIQEKLIQQGESIQDVPVELETSEELSPEQMKEDKVSVSKRKRSFQYEQIKLILLQQQFQNDENIRAAEKHHLELKSISLRNELLELELEEKRRRMGMLSYV; this comes from the exons aTGCACAAGCGGACTCGGCAGCGTGGCAGAAACTTTTCACCTTCCGAGGAAGTAATGCTTTTGGAGCTTCTCAAACCGTTTAAGGATGTTATCGATAATAAGAAATCCGATGCTACCACCTGTCAGTTAAAAAAGAACGCCTGGCAGCAGTTGGCTTGTCAGTTTTCACTCCAAACTGGCATGCCCCGCTCATGGAGGACCCTTAAGGATAAGTACAAGAATATGAATAGCAAGTTAAGGATCGAGGGATCGTTTTCAAGCCCTAGGCAATCCCAGGAAATGCAGGAACCGGCAAGCAGTTGCGTTTCTGTTGTATACGATGACGATGATCTTGACCAGAATGAGTTTTTAGAACAAG GCGAAAATTTCCAAGGAAAATTGATTCAAGAGAAATTAATTCAGCAGGGG GAATCCATCCAGGATGTTCCTGTGGAGTTAGAAACTTCAGAAGAATTATCCCCTGAACAAATGAAAGAGGATAAGGTATCTGTTTCTAAACGGAAGCGCTCATTTCAGTATGAACAAATTAAACTCATCTTACTTCAACAACAATTCCAAAATGATGAAAATATAAGGGCCGCTGAGAAACATCACCTGGAGCTAAAATCAATTAGTCTAAGAAACGAACTcttggaattggaattggagGAGAAACGTCGCCGTATGGGAATGTTAAGTTACGTTTAA